A stretch of Anolis sagrei isolate rAnoSag1 chromosome X, rAnoSag1.mat, whole genome shotgun sequence DNA encodes these proteins:
- the LOC132780782 gene encoding interferon alpha-inducible protein 27-like protein 2A, translating into MAKLLIGAALGLGGATIGVPVALGALGFTAAGIAMGSVAAGMMSSTAIASGGGVAAGSLVAVGQSIGVVGLSAAAKAAATMGGALLAAILF; encoded by the exons CCAAACTCTTAATTGGTGCAGCCCTCGGCTTGG GCGGTGCTACCATTGGGGTCCCAGTGGCACTCGGGGCCCTGGGCTTCACTGCCGCAGGGATTGCGATGGGATCGGTGGCTGCTGGAATGATGTCGAGCACGGCCATTGCCAGCGGTGGAGGAGTCGCTGCTGGTAGCCTTGTGGCCGTTGGGCAGTCAATTG GTGTTGTCGGACTGTCGGCGGCAGCCAAGGCAGCCGCCACCATGGGTGGAGCCCTGCTGGCTGCCATATTGTTTTAA